In Populus trichocarpa isolate Nisqually-1 chromosome 7, P.trichocarpa_v4.1, whole genome shotgun sequence, the following proteins share a genomic window:
- the LOC7495488 gene encoding uncharacterized protein LOC7495488, whose protein sequence is MFSIYISLKSCRSDYFHHHPQAMLRALNKQRNPNRYGRLDKEPDTTSLLAGELETSESLPSQEVFGSPKLSTLGPELAPQDVSSVKPSRRKDNKSHPLFSLSDGAGRKKKPTARPEFARYLQYVKEGGVWV, encoded by the coding sequence ATGTTTTCCATATACATCTCCTTGAAATCCTGCAGGTCAGATTACTTCCACCATCATCCTCAAGCCATGCTTAGGGcattaaataaacaaagaaatccAAACAGGTATGGAAGGCTAGACAAGGAGCCTGATACCACAAGTCTGTTGGCCGGAGAGTTGGAGACATCTGAAAGCTTGCCGTCTCAAGAAGTTTTTGGTTCACCGAAGTTAAGCACGCTAGGACCAGAGTTGGCCCCTCAGGATGTTTCTTCGGTGAAGCCCAGCAGAAGAAAGGATAATAAGAGCCACCCATTGTTCAGTCTCTCTGACGGTgcaggaagaaagaagaaacctACGGCGAGGCCAGAATTTGCTAGGTACTTACAGTATGTGAAGGAAGGAGGGGTATGGGTATGA